The Flavobacterium sp. HJ-32-4 genome contains a region encoding:
- a CDS encoding acetyl-CoA carboxylase carboxyltransferase subunit alpha has product MEYLDFELPIKELVDQLDKCQVIGKESNVDVTDTCKQIEKRLQETRKTIYKNLTAWQRVQLSRHPNRPYTLDYIKAMCGDSWLELFGDRAFKDDKAMVGGLGKIGDQSFMLIGQQKGYNTKTRQYRNFGMANPEGYRKALRLMKMAEKFNLPVVTFIDTPGAYPGLEAEERGQGEAIARNIFEMTRLKTPIICVIIGEGASGGALGIGVGDRVLMMENTWYSVISPESCSSILWKSWEFKEQAAEALKLTSADMTKQKLVDGVIPEPLGGAHYDKEAAYTIVQDHILKAFAQIKDLSTEELVRQRMDKYSRMGEYKE; this is encoded by the coding sequence ATGGAATACCTCGATTTTGAGCTTCCCATCAAGGAACTCGTCGACCAGCTCGACAAATGCCAGGTCATCGGAAAAGAGTCGAATGTAGACGTTACCGACACCTGTAAACAAATCGAAAAACGGTTACAGGAGACCCGCAAGACCATCTATAAAAACCTGACAGCCTGGCAACGGGTGCAGTTGTCGCGCCATCCAAACCGTCCGTATACCCTCGATTATATCAAGGCGATGTGTGGCGATTCCTGGTTAGAGCTTTTCGGCGACCGCGCGTTCAAAGACGACAAGGCGATGGTGGGTGGACTCGGGAAAATCGGCGATCAGTCGTTTATGCTGATCGGGCAACAGAAGGGATATAACACGAAAACACGTCAATACCGCAATTTCGGTATGGCCAATCCGGAAGGGTACCGCAAGGCACTTCGCCTGATGAAAATGGCGGAGAAATTCAACCTGCCGGTCGTGACATTTATCGATACACCCGGAGCCTATCCCGGACTGGAAGCGGAAGAACGCGGACAAGGAGAAGCCATTGCACGAAACATATTCGAGATGACGCGCCTCAAAACACCGATTATCTGTGTGATCATCGGGGAAGGAGCCTCCGGAGGTGCCTTGGGCATCGGAGTAGGTGACCGCGTGCTGATGATGGAAAATACCTGGTATTCGGTAATTTCCCCAGAGTCGTGTTCGTCTATCCTTTGGAAAAGCTGGGAATTCAAAGAGCAGGCAGCCGAAGCATTGAAACTGACGTCTGCCGATATGACCAAACAGAAATTGGTCGACGGCGTGATACCCGAACCATTGGGAGGCGCCCATTACGATAAGGAAGCGGCGTATACCATCGTACAGGACCACATCCTGAAGGCCTTCGCCCAGATCAAAGACTTATCAACAGAAGAACTGGTGCGTCAGCGAATGGACAAATACAGCCGGATGGGAGAATACAAAGAGTAA
- the dnaB gene encoding replicative DNA helicase produces the protein MENLRNISPLRVDKSTLINLEKGKLQPQAVDLEEAVLGAMMIDKKGVDEVIDILQPDAFYKEAHRFIFEAIVQLFTDTQPIDLLTVSAQLKKNGKLEMAGGDFYLIQLTQKISSSAHIEFHSRIILQKYIQRSLIRISSEIIEESYDETTDVFDLLDKAESRLYEVTQGNIKRSSETAQSLVIQAKKRIEEIASREGLSGVATGFEKLDKVTSGWQPSDLIIIAARPGMGKTAFVLSMARNIAIDFQQPVAVFSLEMSSVQLITRLISSETGLSSEKLRTGKLEKHEWEQLTVKVKDLEKAPLFIDDTPSLSIFDLRAKARRLSSQYGIKLIIVDYLQLMTAGGSGKGGGNREQEISTISRNLKALAKELNVPVIALSQLSRAVETRGSSKRPLLSDLRESGAIEQDADIVSFIYRPEYYKIDEWDDDEHSPTEGQAEFIIAKHRNGSLENIRLKFIGNLGKFDNLDEYGGGFDDLPSKMNSDEHPFATKRFPSANEAFGSNMNRPDDDGDVPF, from the coding sequence ATGGAAAATTTAAGGAATATAAGTCCGTTGCGCGTCGACAAATCGACCCTCATCAACCTCGAAAAAGGCAAGCTGCAACCGCAGGCCGTGGATCTCGAGGAAGCGGTGCTTGGGGCGATGATGATCGATAAGAAAGGGGTGGATGAAGTCATCGATATCCTGCAGCCCGACGCGTTCTATAAAGAGGCCCACCGCTTCATATTCGAAGCGATCGTTCAGCTTTTCACCGATACCCAGCCGATTGACCTCCTGACGGTATCGGCCCAACTGAAGAAAAACGGAAAACTCGAGATGGCAGGTGGCGACTTCTATCTCATCCAGCTGACGCAGAAAATTTCATCGTCGGCCCACATTGAATTCCACTCGAGGATCATCCTCCAGAAATACATCCAGCGAAGCCTGATCCGTATTTCCTCCGAAATCATTGAGGAATCCTACGATGAAACCACCGACGTATTTGACCTGCTAGACAAGGCGGAATCCCGTTTATACGAAGTGACGCAGGGGAACATCAAACGCAGCTCCGAAACCGCCCAAAGCCTCGTCATCCAGGCGAAGAAACGCATTGAGGAAATTGCCTCCCGCGAAGGACTTTCCGGCGTCGCTACCGGATTCGAGAAACTCGATAAGGTAACCTCCGGATGGCAGCCAAGCGACCTGATCATCATCGCCGCCCGTCCGGGTATGGGTAAGACGGCCTTCGTATTGTCGATGGCCCGAAACATCGCCATTGATTTCCAGCAACCTGTCGCGGTGTTTTCGCTTGAGATGTCATCCGTACAGCTCATCACGCGTCTCATCTCTTCCGAAACCGGTTTGTCATCTGAGAAGCTCCGAACCGGAAAACTCGAAAAACACGAGTGGGAGCAACTTACGGTGAAAGTGAAAGATCTTGAGAAAGCGCCTTTGTTCATTGATGATACGCCGTCGCTTTCAATCTTCGACCTTCGGGCCAAAGCACGTCGTCTATCGTCCCAATATGGCATCAAACTGATCATTGTCGACTACCTGCAGCTGATGACCGCCGGCGGAAGCGGAAAAGGAGGGGGGAACCGCGAACAGGAAATCTCCACCATCTCCCGTAACCTCAAGGCACTGGCGAAGGAACTGAACGTTCCCGTGATTGCACTGTCGCAGTTGTCACGTGCCGTCGAAACGCGTGGTTCCAGCAAACGACCATTGCTTTCCGACCTCCGGGAATCGGGTGCGATCGAACAGGATGCGGATATCGTATCGTTCATCTACCGTCCGGAATACTACAAAATCGACGAATGGGACGACGATGAGCATTCACCGACGGAAGGTCAGGCAGAGTTTATCATCGCGAAGCACCGTAACGGAAGTTTGGAAAACATCCGCCTCAAATTCATCGGTAACCTCGGTAAATTCGACAACCTCGACGAATACGGCGGCGGTTTCGATGACCTCCCTTCCAAGATGAACAGCGACGAACATCCGTTTGCCACCAAGCGCTTCCCGTCGGCCAACGAAGCCTTCGGCAGCAATATGAACCGTCCGGATGACGATGGTGACGTGCCGTTTTAA
- a CDS encoding DMT family transporter, which yields MPNDKVKSYLHLHFIVFVWGFTAVLGKKISLPALSLVWFRMSLAVLFMWLYVAFMRIRMRVPLQTVAAFLVAGFVIALHWLTFFQAIKVSNVSVTLACLSTGAFFTAFLEPIFMKRKVVWYEILFGLLVIGGLCIIFQVESRFWEGILLALTSAFLSATFAIVNGTFASRFDAAVISVYEIIGGILLLTVWLAVTDGFGPGFFELSLSDWTYLAILSSVCTAYAFIASVQVMRHLTPYTVMLTINLEPVYGILLAIIWLKGDEKMRWEFYLGAAVILATVVMNGILKTRANRIAATSDSGGNGIES from the coding sequence ATGCCAAACGATAAGGTCAAAAGCTACCTCCATCTTCATTTCATTGTTTTCGTGTGGGGCTTCACCGCCGTCCTCGGGAAAAAGATATCATTGCCGGCGTTGTCGCTGGTGTGGTTCCGGATGTCGCTTGCCGTATTGTTCATGTGGCTCTATGTCGCCTTTATGCGTATCCGGATGCGGGTACCGCTTCAAACGGTGGCCGCATTTTTGGTAGCAGGTTTCGTGATTGCCCTCCACTGGCTAACCTTTTTCCAGGCGATCAAAGTATCGAACGTGTCTGTTACACTGGCGTGCTTGTCTACCGGCGCTTTCTTTACCGCGTTTCTCGAACCGATTTTCATGAAGCGAAAGGTCGTGTGGTATGAAATCCTCTTCGGGCTGTTGGTCATTGGCGGACTGTGCATCATCTTTCAGGTGGAGTCGCGTTTTTGGGAAGGAATACTCCTCGCGCTGACCTCGGCTTTTCTCTCGGCGACCTTCGCCATTGTCAACGGCACCTTTGCGTCGCGGTTCGATGCGGCCGTCATATCCGTCTACGAAATAATAGGCGGGATACTTCTTTTGACGGTCTGGCTCGCCGTTACCGATGGTTTCGGGCCAGGCTTTTTCGAATTGTCATTGTCCGACTGGACGTACCTCGCCATCTTAAGTTCGGTGTGCACAGCCTATGCCTTCATCGCATCGGTGCAGGTGATGCGGCACCTTACGCCGTATACCGTCATGTTGACGATCAACCTGGAGCCCGTATATGGTATCCTTTTGGCCATCATCTGGTTGAAAGGGGATGAAAAGATGCGGTGGGAATTTTACCTGGGTGCCGCGGTTATCCTCGCAACCGTCGTGATGAACGGTATTTTGAAGACGCGGGCCAACCGGATCGCCGCGACCTCCGATTCGGGTGGAAACGGCATTGAATCGTAA